The Callospermophilus lateralis isolate mCalLat2 chromosome 3, mCalLat2.hap1, whole genome shotgun sequence genome has a segment encoding these proteins:
- the Snrpb2 gene encoding U2 small nuclear ribonucleoprotein B'' — protein sequence MDIRPNHTIYINNMNDKIKKEELKRSLYALFSQFGHVVDIVALKTMKMRGQAFVIFKELGSSTNALRQLQGFPFYGKPMRIQYAKTDSDIISKMRGTFADKEKKKEKKKAKTLEQTAATANKKPGQGIPNSANPQGNSTPNPQVPDYPPNYILFLNNLPEETNEMMLSMLFNQFPGFKEVRLVPGRHDIAFVEFENDGQAGAARDALQGFKITPSHAMKITYAKK from the exons ATGGATATCAGACCAAATCATACAATTTATATCAACAATATGAAtgacaaaattaaaaaagaag AATTGAAGAGATCCCTATATGCCCTTTTTTCTCAGTTTGGGCATGTGGTAGATATAGTGGCTTTAAAGACGATGAAGATGAGAGGGCAAGCCTTTGTTATTTTTAAGGAACTAGGCTCATCCACAAATGCTTTGAGACAGTTACAAGGATTTCCATTTTATGGTAAACCAATG CGAATCCAGTATGCAAAAACAGATTCTGATATAATATCTAAAATGCGAGGCACTTTTGctgataaagaaaagaaaaaagaaaagaaaaaagccaaAACTTTGGAACAGACTGCAGCAACTGCAAACAAAAAGCCTGGTCAG GGAATACCAAATTCAGCTAATCCCCAAGGAAATTCAACACCAAATCCTCAG GTCCCTGATTACCCTCCAAACTATATTTTGTTCCTTAATAATTTACCAGAAGAGACTAATGAGATGATGCTGTCCATGCTGTTTAATCA gTTCCCTGGTTTTAAGGAAGTGCGTCTGGTACCTGGGAGGCATGACATTGCTTTTGTTGAATTTGAAAATGACGGACAGGCTGGAGCTGCCAGGGATGCTTTACAAGGGTTTAAGATCACACCATCCCATGCTATGAAGATCACCTATGCCAAGAAATAA